Proteins encoded by one window of Blautia faecicola:
- a CDS encoding DUF3795 domain-containing protein produces MKAIAFWGLACCVCSENKGCVGCQDGGCESHGWCKNYNCCKEKGLNGCWECSEFPFTGCMLDEPRIRAFAEFARRYRVRTVILHLFLTGIPRFNTISHPKALEARYKAHWRLP; encoded by the coding sequence ATGAAAGCTATTGCATTTTGGGGTCTTGCGTGTTGCGTTTGTTCCGAAAATAAAGGCTGTGTAGGTTGCCAAGACGGAGGCTGTGAAAGCCACGGCTGGTGCAAAAACTATAACTGTTGTAAAGAAAAAGGGCTGAACGGCTGTTGGGAATGTTCTGAATTTCCTTTCACCGGATGTATGCTCGATGAGCCCCGTATTCGTGCTTTTGCAGAGTTTGCAAGAAGATATCGTGTACGGACTGTTATTTTACACCTGTTTCTCACAGGCATACCTCGCTTCAACACAATCAGTCACCCAAAAGCATTGGAGGCTCGCTACAAGGCTCACTGGCGATTACCTTGA
- a CDS encoding aminoglycoside phosphotransferase family protein, protein MNFVTKEPINKGWSSDKKYCVTDENGTRYLLRVSDIAQHDTKQSEFNMMKQVASFGVPMCQPIEFGTCEDGVYSIQSWIDGEDAEQVMSGYSDTEQYVYGLEAGRILHKIHSIPAPATQEDWEIRFNRKMDYKIKKYVECPIKYENGQAFIDYINENRHLLKNRPQVYQHGDYHIGNMMIDRGGQLHVIDFNRNDYGDPWEEFNRIVWCAQKAPLFASGMVNGYFDNNVPMEFWRLLALYISSNTLSSVYWAIPFGQDEVNTMLNQAKEVLSWYDNMRNPVPTWYFKGYYLQYIDGIPFKLKSTFDFSFMKEYGTVFKVYDDQDSGNICFGTEKNGQRYFVKFAGAPTEQYGGDPTDAISRLKATLPIYSDLKHENLIELIEAKEIGAGFAMVFKWVAGDCMGRMYPAAYRRFIQLPINDRLAVFSDILSFLECVVSRNYVAIDFYDGSIMYDFVNGKTTICDIDLFRKQPCVYDMGHMWGSSRFQSPEEHQLGADIDEITNVYTLGATAFALFGEYNRTREKWQLSDKLFEIATRAVSDDRANRQQTIRQFTAEWEAAQ, encoded by the coding sequence ATGAATTTTGTAACGAAAGAACCAATAAACAAAGGCTGGTCGAGTGATAAAAAATACTGTGTTACCGACGAAAACGGCACACGGTATCTTTTGCGTGTTTCCGATATTGCACAGCACGACACAAAGCAGTCTGAGTTTAATATGATGAAACAGGTCGCTTCTTTTGGAGTGCCTATGTGCCAGCCCATTGAATTTGGCACTTGTGAGGATGGCGTTTATTCCATTCAAAGTTGGATTGACGGCGAAGATGCAGAACAGGTCATGTCGGGCTATTCTGATACCGAGCAATATGTATATGGCTTGGAAGCAGGACGTATTCTTCACAAGATCCACTCCATTCCTGCTCCTGCAACGCAGGAGGATTGGGAAATCCGTTTTAACCGCAAAATGGATTATAAGATCAAAAAGTACGTTGAGTGCCCCATCAAGTATGAGAACGGACAGGCATTTATCGACTACATAAACGAGAACCGTCATTTGCTGAAAAACAGACCGCAGGTATATCAGCACGGCGATTACCACATCGGCAATATGATGATCGACAGAGGCGGTCAGCTCCACGTTATCGACTTTAACCGTAACGATTACGGTGATCCATGGGAAGAATTTAACCGCATTGTTTGGTGCGCTCAGAAAGCTCCTCTCTTTGCTTCCGGTATGGTAAACGGATACTTTGATAATAACGTACCTATGGAGTTTTGGAGATTGCTTGCTCTTTACATTTCAAGCAATACTCTCTCATCTGTATATTGGGCGATTCCGTTCGGACAGGATGAAGTGAACACCATGCTGAACCAAGCCAAGGAGGTTCTGTCTTGGTACGATAATATGCGTAATCCTGTGCCGACATGGTATTTCAAAGGGTATTATCTGCAGTACATCGACGGGATTCCTTTCAAGCTGAAAAGTACTTTTGATTTCAGCTTTATGAAAGAGTATGGAACAGTGTTCAAGGTTTACGATGACCAGGATTCCGGAAACATCTGCTTTGGTACTGAAAAAAACGGTCAGCGTTATTTTGTAAAGTTCGCCGGTGCTCCTACCGAGCAGTACGGCGGCGATCCTACAGATGCTATCTCCAGATTGAAGGCTACTCTCCCGATTTACAGCGATCTGAAGCACGAGAATCTGATTGAGCTTATTGAAGCCAAGGAAATTGGCGCCGGGTTCGCTATGGTATTCAAGTGGGTTGCTGGCGATTGTATGGGCAGAATGTACCCCGCGGCATATCGTCGCTTTATTCAGCTTCCCATCAATGACAGGCTCGCTGTGTTCAGCGACATATTGAGCTTCTTGGAATGTGTTGTCTCGCGCAATTATGTAGCCATAGATTTTTATGACGGCAGCATTATGTATGATTTTGTGAACGGAAAGACTACAATCTGCGATATTGACCTTTTCCGCAAACAACCGTGTGTCTACGATATGGGACATATGTGGGGCAGCTCTCGCTTCCAATCCCCGGAAGAACATCAGCTCGGAGCCGATATTGATGAAATTACGAACGTCTATACTCTTGGTGCTACCGCTTTTGCGCTCTTTGGAGAGTATAACCGCACACGGGAAAAGTGGCAGCTCAGCGACAAGCTCTTTGAGATCGCAACGAGAGCAGTAAGTGATGATCGTGCCAACCGTCAGCAAACAATCAGACAATTCACAGCAGAATGGGAGGCGGCACAATAA
- a CDS encoding YitT family protein, whose amino-acid sequence MYCDAKEIRFRNREELTLKSKAKTFLIDILLDIVGGCFIAIGVYNFAVASGFPVAGISGIAIVFYYFWKIPIGTMTTILNIPIILICYKLLGKQFFLRSIKTMLISNILMDWVVPLFPIYQGDMMLSCICMSVFSGIGYALIYMRDTSTGGADFVLMAIHKAKPHISVGKIIIVMDFIIVIIGGILMHGNIDKIIYGLIGTYILSFVVDKLMYGVDAGKLALIVTEKGPQIAAKIDELSQRGATLIKAEGSYTGREKEVLMCACNNKEMHTIQEAVKKVDSSAFLVTMESNEVRGKGFKPI is encoded by the coding sequence ATGTATTGTGACGCAAAAGAAATAAGATTCCGTAATAGGGAGGAACTCACATTGAAATCAAAGGCAAAGACATTTTTAATTGATATTTTACTTGATATTGTAGGTGGTTGTTTCATTGCGATTGGAGTCTATAATTTTGCAGTGGCATCTGGATTTCCGGTAGCAGGTATATCAGGTATTGCAATCGTGTTTTATTATTTTTGGAAAATTCCAATTGGTACAATGACGACAATTTTGAATATTCCAATTATTTTAATTTGTTACAAGTTGTTGGGAAAACAATTTTTTTTAAGATCAATAAAGACAATGTTAATTTCTAATATACTGATGGACTGGGTTGTTCCATTGTTTCCAATTTACCAAGGTGATATGATGTTATCCTGTATTTGTATGAGTGTATTCTCAGGAATCGGATATGCATTAATTTACATGAGAGATACCTCTACAGGTGGAGCAGATTTTGTTTTGATGGCAATACACAAGGCAAAGCCACATATTTCTGTAGGAAAAATTATCATTGTTATGGATTTTATTATTGTAATTATTGGTGGAATTCTGATGCATGGAAACATTGATAAGATTATTTATGGATTAATTGGAACGTATATTCTATCATTTGTCGTAGATAAGCTAATGTATGGCGTTGATGCTGGAAAACTTGCTTTGATTGTAACAGAAAAGGGACCACAAATTGCGGCAAAAATTGATGAGCTATCACAACGAGGGGCAACTTTGATTAAGGCAGAAGGAAGTTATACAGGACGTGAAAAAGAAGTATTAATGTGTGCATGTAACAATAAAGAAATGCATACGATTCAAGAAGCTGTAAAGAAAGTAGATTCATCAGCGTTTCTTGTTACAATGGAATCGAATGAAGTGCGTGGAAAAGGATTCAAGCCAATATAA
- a CDS encoding SIS domain-containing protein — protein MLKFNEQKQIESVNGALALRNQINELIDGICKEGYKNICWLGIGGTYASCLQAEVHMKEKSELSFFVENAAEYLTTGNKKVGEGTIVIISSVTGTTSEIVDGVKKAQKSGARVIGFIDVATAELAKLVDYVITYPANEQLKFYMVADRFMYNAGEFPEYEDLYKELDQYLATALVEVEKEADAFGEEFANRHKDDKIHYFVGAGNQYGATYSYAMCYWEEQHWIRTKSIHSAEFFHGMLEIIDKDTPVTVFIGEDSQRSLSERVANFLPRICGKYNIIDTKKFELKGISPEYRGYISHLVMHAVTQRIDAHMEKVNCHPMEIRRYYRRLDY, from the coding sequence ATGTTGAAATTTAATGAACAGAAACAGATTGAAAGTGTGAATGGAGCGCTTGCTCTGAGAAATCAAATTAATGAATTGATTGATGGAATTTGTAAAGAAGGATACAAGAATATTTGTTGGCTCGGTATCGGTGGAACATATGCATCTTGCCTCCAGGCAGAGGTCCATATGAAAGAAAAATCAGAACTTTCATTTTTTGTTGAAAACGCAGCAGAGTATTTGACAACTGGAAATAAAAAAGTTGGAGAAGGAACTATTGTAATTATTTCGTCTGTTACAGGAACAACTTCTGAAATCGTAGATGGAGTAAAAAAAGCACAGAAGAGTGGAGCAAGGGTGATTGGTTTTATTGATGTTGCTACTGCAGAACTTGCAAAACTTGTAGACTATGTGATTACATATCCTGCCAATGAACAATTGAAATTTTATATGGTAGCAGATAGATTTATGTACAATGCAGGAGAATTTCCAGAATATGAGGATTTATACAAGGAGTTGGATCAGTATTTGGCAACTGCACTTGTGGAAGTTGAAAAGGAAGCAGATGCTTTCGGAGAAGAATTTGCAAATCGTCATAAGGACGACAAAATTCATTATTTTGTTGGGGCTGGGAACCAGTATGGTGCCACATATTCTTATGCAATGTGTTATTGGGAAGAACAGCATTGGATTCGTACAAAATCTATCCACAGTGCAGAATTTTTCCATGGAATGTTAGAAATAATTGACAAAGACACACCAGTTACAGTATTTATTGGGGAAGATTCTCAGAGATCATTGAGCGAGCGCGTTGCAAACTTCTTGCCACGCATTTGTGGAAAATACAATATTATTGATACCAAGAAATTTGAATTAAAAGGAATTAGTCCAGAGTACAGAGGATATATATCACATTTAGTGATGCATGCGGTAACACAGAGAATTGATGCACATATGGAAAAAGTCAATTGTCATCCTATGGAAATCAGAAGATATTACAGACGTCTGGACTATTAA
- a CDS encoding GntR family transcriptional regulator → MKKNLLTLDVALSKEIKYMLKEEHYLPGDKLPSERKLAELFHVQRLTVRGALNLLLQDKTIISKPRSGYYVAPKRILQSIRNFSLHSEEYSGQLTYELYDFKKIEADNYLASEMLLPEKSKIYKIVWLYSDGTQLICINTTYIPEYIYPDLTQQIAASAPAIDLITNNRQITLAKSNQKVTLLYADTKTAQILNIPVDSPLMKYKGLMYDKQGHLAVFFENNMLIDRFGFIREVVL, encoded by the coding sequence ATGAAAAAAAACTTATTAACTTTAGATGTTGCATTATCAAAAGAAATCAAATACATGCTAAAGGAAGAACACTATCTTCCAGGTGACAAACTGCCTTCGGAACGAAAGCTGGCAGAGCTGTTTCATGTACAACGCTTAACTGTTCGTGGAGCCTTGAATCTGTTACTTCAAGATAAAACAATTATCTCAAAACCAAGAAGTGGTTATTACGTAGCGCCTAAACGCATTTTACAATCCATTCGTAATTTTTCCTTACATTCAGAGGAATATAGCGGACAATTAACTTACGAATTATATGATTTCAAAAAAATAGAAGCAGATAACTATCTTGCAAGCGAAATGTTACTTCCTGAAAAATCGAAAATATACAAAATTGTTTGGCTTTATTCAGATGGTACTCAACTAATTTGTATCAATACAACTTATATTCCTGAATATATCTATCCAGATCTCACCCAACAAATTGCTGCTTCTGCTCCTGCAATTGATTTGATTACAAACAATCGTCAAATAACCTTGGCAAAATCGAATCAAAAAGTCACCTTACTTTACGCAGACACAAAGACTGCTCAAATTTTAAATATTCCTGTTGATAGCCCTTTAATGAAATACAAAGGGCTCATGTATGATAAACAAGGACATCTTGCAGTCTTTTTTGAAAATAATATGCTAATTGATCGTTTTGGTTTTATCAGGGAGGTAGTTTTATGA
- a CDS encoding PfkB family carbohydrate kinase, translating to MDRKIRVAAIGDNCIDYYDSLNESYPGGNPVNVAVYIKRLGGESSYTGAVGNDSFGKIMISAIQNKGVDTSHIQVLDGKTAVTHVDIVDGDRVFGKYEEGVLADFKLREQDISFIKKHDLAVTGIWGMIEDELPLISKEIPVAFDFANKFANPIVEKAIPYVTYAFFSFDEESRNEFRQKYHSMGLKEKENCTEQLKEFMKAMQQKGPKVIIATLGKNGSIGYDGNSWYRFGIIECKVVDTMGAGDSFIAGFLYGILNGLNVQDSMEAGAQNSAVTIGYQGAW from the coding sequence ATGGACAGAAAGATAAGAGTAGCAGCAATAGGAGATAATTGTATTGATTATTATGATTCATTGAATGAATCATATCCAGGGGGAAACCCAGTGAATGTTGCTGTATACATAAAACGATTAGGTGGAGAAAGTTCTTATACAGGTGCTGTTGGAAATGATTCATTCGGAAAAATCATGATAAGTGCAATTCAAAATAAAGGAGTCGATACTTCTCATATTCAAGTGCTGGATGGAAAAACCGCAGTTACACATGTTGACATTGTAGATGGAGATAGAGTGTTTGGAAAATATGAAGAAGGTGTTTTGGCAGACTTTAAGCTAAGAGAACAAGACATTTCCTTTATAAAGAAACATGATTTAGCGGTTACAGGAATTTGGGGAATGATTGAAGATGAGCTTCCACTTATTTCGAAAGAAATTCCAGTTGCATTTGATTTTGCAAATAAATTTGCAAATCCAATTGTTGAGAAAGCGATTCCATATGTGACATATGCATTCTTCTCTTTTGACGAGGAATCACGCAATGAGTTTAGACAGAAATATCATAGCATGGGCTTAAAAGAAAAAGAAAATTGTACGGAACAATTAAAGGAATTCATGAAAGCAATGCAACAAAAAGGACCTAAAGTCATTATTGCAACATTGGGGAAAAATGGAAGCATTGGGTATGATGGAAATTCTTGGTATCGATTTGGAATCATAGAGTGTAAAGTTGTTGATACAATGGGTGCAGGCGACAGTTTTATTGCCGGATTTTTATATGGGATTTTGAATGGATTGAATGTTCAAGATTCGATGGAAGCAGGAGCTCAGAATAGTGCGGTAACAATAGGGTATCAAGGGGCATGGTAG
- a CDS encoding ECF transporter S component, producing the protein MNNTTTKAAETAKKAGTTRNTGVRTMVQIAMLAAVATVLMLWEVPLPFIAPSFYKMDLSEVPIMIGAFAMGPLAAAVIELIKILLNFVLNGTTTAGVGELGNFIMGCALVMPAGFIYKQAKTKKHAIIGMVTGIVCMAVASALVNGLLLLPAYGKAFGMPVDTFVEMGAAIIPAIHSLTTFCLFSVAPFNIIKGIVVSLITLVLYKHISRLLKGSQA; encoded by the coding sequence ATGAACAACACAACAACAAAAGCAGCAGAGACTGCGAAAAAGGCCGGAACTACGAGAAATACAGGTGTCAGAACCATGGTGCAGATTGCCATGCTGGCGGCTGTAGCTACTGTTTTGATGCTCTGGGAGGTACCGCTTCCGTTTATTGCACCGAGTTTTTATAAGATGGATCTGAGTGAAGTGCCGATTATGATCGGGGCGTTTGCGATGGGACCGCTGGCAGCGGCAGTGATCGAACTGATCAAGATTCTGCTGAACTTTGTCCTGAACGGAACAACGACCGCAGGTGTGGGAGAACTTGGTAACTTTATCATGGGATGCGCACTGGTTATGCCGGCCGGCTTTATTTATAAACAGGCAAAAACAAAGAAACATGCAATCATCGGTATGGTAACCGGAATCGTATGTATGGCAGTGGCCAGTGCTCTGGTGAATGGTCTGTTACTGCTTCCTGCTTACGGAAAAGCATTTGGTATGCCGGTGGATACCTTTGTGGAGATGGGAGCAGCCATCATTCCGGCGATCCACAGCCTGACTACGTTCTGCCTTTTCAGCGTTGCACCGTTTAATATTATAAAAGGTATTGTAGTTTCTCTGATAACTCTGGTATTATATAAACATATCAGCCGGTTGTTAAAAGGCTCTCAGGCATAA
- a CDS encoding GntR family transcriptional regulator has product MSNDDVLAAQIKSSIITKIKTQEYLPGELLPSERDFATMYSVSRYLIHDIFDELISQHYLIRVHGKGTFVRKPEQNRVALGVLNESKNASFTSLVRNFGIEISNKCLGTGIIKNRKYFADKLGLSEEDEIYGIHRIRLGNKEPLAIEFTYVPIHFFSDIDNYNFEHISLYDYMKSKNHLPVKFNETMMMVEAGEKLQKHLHLPSATSIVNYIEFIGYDENGNLVEYTESYSRPDKLEVRFVTNDI; this is encoded by the coding sequence ATGAGCAATGATGATGTATTAGCCGCACAAATAAAATCTAGTATCATTACAAAAATTAAAACACAGGAATATCTTCCTGGGGAGTTGCTTCCCAGCGAACGGGATTTTGCAACAATGTATAGTGTAAGTCGATATTTGATTCATGACATCTTTGACGAATTAATTAGCCAACATTACTTAATTCGCGTTCACGGAAAGGGAACTTTTGTCCGCAAACCCGAACAAAATCGAGTTGCTTTAGGAGTACTAAATGAATCAAAAAATGCCAGCTTTACCTCTTTAGTTCGTAACTTTGGTATTGAAATTTCCAATAAATGCTTAGGCACAGGTATAATCAAAAACAGAAAATACTTTGCAGATAAACTTGGACTTTCTGAAGAAGATGAAATATACGGTATTCATCGAATTCGTCTTGGAAACAAGGAACCTCTTGCAATTGAGTTTACCTATGTTCCTATTCATTTTTTTTCAGATATCGATAATTACAATTTTGAGCACATATCGCTTTATGATTATATGAAATCCAAAAATCATTTGCCTGTAAAATTTAATGAGACAATGATGATGGTAGAAGCTGGCGAAAAACTTCAAAAACACCTTCATCTTCCAAGTGCCACCTCTATCGTCAACTATATTGAATTCATAGGATACGATGAAAATGGTAATTTAGTTGAATATACAGAAAGTTATTCACGCCCTGATAAACTTGAAGTGCGCTTTGTCACAAATGATATCTAA